From Camelina sativa cultivar DH55 chromosome 5, Cs, whole genome shotgun sequence:
CCATAACTGGAAACAACTCACAAGCGTTAGAAACATTACTCAGTGAGCTAAGCAAACGCTTTAGGATGAAAGATTTGGGGTAACTTAGCTATTTTCTGGGAATCCAAGCTCAATTTCATCCTGGTGGTTTGTTCCTCTCGCAACAGAAGTATGCAAAGGATTTACTTACAATTGCAGGAATGTCAGAATGTGCCCCAATGCCAACCTCTTTGCTACAAACACTCGGTTAGATCAAACATCCGCAACCACTCTTTGAAAATCCTACTTACTTTTGAAGCTTGGCAGGCAAGCTCCAATATCTCACTCTAACTCGACCAGACATCCAGTTTGCCATCAACTTCATTTGCCAGAGGATGCATGAACCGACAGTCTCCGACTTCCATCTCCTGAAACGAATTCTTAGATACATTAAAGGGACAGTCACGATGGGCATCTCTTTCAACAAGAATACTGATTTCAGACTACAAGTCTACAGTGACAGTGATTATGGAGGCTGCAAAACTACAAGTCAATCTACAGGTGGTTTTTGCACATTCTTGGGCAGTAACATCATTTCATGgcaatctcaaaaacaaaacactgtCTCCAAAAGTTCTACAGAAGTAGAATATCGAGCTATGTCAGAAGCTGCATCCAAAATTACATGGTTTGTAAGATCATGAAGGAGCTTGGGATTCCTCTGCATCGGACTCTAGATCTCTACTGCGACAATCTTTCAGCGGTGTATCTCTCCGCCAATCCCGCCTTTCACAAGCGTACCAAGCAGTTCCTGACTCACTATCACTACGTTCGTGAATAGGTCGCTCTTGGCAACATTGTCATTACTCACATCCCCAATCACTTCCAAATCGCAAACATCTTCACTAAATCGTTACCCCCAAGGCCTTTTGCTCATCTTCGATCCAAACTCGGCGTCATTGTGTCACCTACGCCAAGTTTGCGGGGGAGGGGGGGGCTAATAGACGATCTGAGGTTCATCACTCGGTCAACTCAGAGAAGGACAAAAGGGAATCGAATAAACCCTAGAATTCTCTTTTGGTGTCGATAGCaacaagaaaaaaccaaaagacaaTGGGTCAAAGATGGTTTGAAAGCCCAAGTCCGTTGAGCAGAAGCTAAAGCCCATTAAGGAATTGGAATCCAGTAATAAAGTCTCAAGCCCACCTGcaaaacaagacaaagagaagaagagtctaGGAAGCTGTCAAACAATGTCTAAAAAGCAATCACAGCTGTTCCAATCAAGAAATTATGTTGACCAATAGGTTCAAAGGTTTAGAGGTAGATGTGACATGTTAAACCTAATCTTCCAAGTATAATTATGAACAGTATTGTAACCATGAATCTTAAGGAGAAATAATATCAAAGTCATAGACTTATTTTCTTCACTATAGCATTGATCCTACGATTTCATCAGCTGGAAATCTAGGGAAAGATCTCCCAATATGTTTATACCATCTCAAATTTTTCGTATGAAGGTTGAGAGGAATATGAATTCAGTTCTTAAATCCTAACTAAAGGAGAAGATATGGTTTGTCATacgtcttttttgtttttaattaagtgAGGATAAAATCAACATATTTCTCTTACGGGTTAAGTTAGTGGTAGATTATATAAGTCATGTGTAAGCTAAGTGCCTTAGAATGACTGGATTAATATAGAGCTGACACTTAGTAAAATTCATTAAATTAACTTTTCATATAGGGATGTCGTTCTATTCATAATATCATCAAAGCGAATCATTTATTTGTATAATGGATAACTGAAgtggacaaacaaaaaaaaatgttgttcgAGAGCTTTAAAACAAATAGTGGAAAGTGTCACATAAATAGTACTTCTGATAGCAAAAATACAAATGAATCGGTCTTTCTCTTGATCTGATCTCTTCACTGGTTTTTAGTTTggatcaatcatatatattatcattgACATTTCAATATCAAATTCCATAAAAAGGCATACAAACGACAAAGTCTATCAGTCTTTCTTTTCCcaatttaagaaaatagttTGTACACTTCTAAAATGTGTTACTGTTTTCGCAATTATACAGAAAGAAACAGCAATCACTAACACAAACTACTTTAAACAATGACGAACGGCAAccgttctttttttatttttattttgctaaattacaaaaaaacaaaaaaaaaaagtgtgtaaTGTATTATTATGTTCGGAATTAATTGTCAACgtaaaatatctaaaacttCTAAATTTCTATACAATTATTAAGGAAGTGTCTTTAtatagagagacaaaaaaaaaaaagtttacaaaaaaggTCATCACTATCTTGGAGACGAGAGGAACGAGTATACAAAATAATGGCCAACCTTGGTCCGCCCACTAGTGTGTATATAAGCTTTACAATATGTTTCCACCTGAAGTCCACAACTGTTTCTTTGATGCCACCACCAATTCTAAACAAGCACATCATtggctgaggaagaagaagcaaatggtgatgaagatgaagagcgTTCGTCTAATCGTAAACTCTATCTTCCTAGCGATTGGAGACTGTGGAGGTCCTCTCATGATGCGTCTCTACTTCCACAACGGTGGCGCAAGGATCTGGTTCTCTAGCTTCCTCCAAACTGTAGGTTGTCCACTTATCCTCttccctcttctcttctccttcctccgcCGTCGTCGccttgaagaacaagaaaagactTCACTTTTCCTCATGAAACCTCCTCTCTTCATAGCCTCCGTCGTCGTTGGTCTGCTCGTGGGCTTTGACAATTACCTTTACTCCTATGGATTAGCTTATATCCCTGTTTCAACTGAGTCTCTGATCATCTCCGCGCAGCTAGGTTTCACTGCTCTGTTTGCCTTTTTCATGGTGAAGCAAAAGATCACACCTTTCACTATAAACGCCATCGTTTTGCTCACTGTTGGTGCCGTAGTCCTTGCCATTAACTCTGATAGCGACAAGCTTGCGAACGAGACACACAAGGAGTACGTTGTTGGGTTCCTCATGACCGTTGGTGCAGCTCTTCTCTACGCGTTTATATTGCCCCTTGTTGAGCTTAGTTACAAGAAATCTTGTCAACGAGTCACGTACACTCTCGTGCTCGAGTTCCAGATGGTCTTGTGCTTTGTTGCCACTTGTTTTTGCCTCGTGGGGATGCTAGTTGCTGGCGATTTTAAGGTACAATACGCTCTTGATAAAAAATGAAGATGCGTGCGTAACGTTTTTACTTTTAAGCCTTTTAAACCAAGAGGGTACCTCTGAATTGTTTATGAAACCCTAAAAGGAAgttgtttgaattttgtttaggAGGAAAGCTTGCATTTTTTAAATGCTTTTTCTAATCAAGAATTGGTATCTTTGAATTTATTGGCAGGTGATAGCAAGAGAGGCAAGAGATTTTAAACTTGGAGAGTCTTTGTACTATGTGGTGGTTGTGTTCACGGCCGTGATCTGGCAAGCGTTTTTCGTGGGAGCTATTGGGTTGATCTTCTGTGTATCATCTCTGGTCTCTGGAATTATGGTTAGTGCTCTGCTTCCGGTGACGGTGGTCTTGGCTGTTATTTGCTTCCAGGAGAAGTTTCAGGCGGGGAAAGGTGTCGCTTTGGCTCTCTCCCTCTGGGGATCCGTCTCTTACTTCTATGGACAGTTTAAATCCGAGGAGAAGAATAAAGCTCAGAAGACTCAGGAGACGCAACTGTCTCAGCTTCCAGTTACTAATTATGTAGCTTAAAAAAGCACATGACATGTTACCGTTTGTTTTTATCTATGAAAAAGTgtctatttttataattaaaagtctTGTAAGATTCATGGAGATTACTGTAATTTCGGTGAAAAAGTCTACAACTTTTTTGTGGAAAGTGCATCATCCAAAagctaaaagcctaaaaaaaacaatcaacaaattaACAATCGTCACTTTCGGTTCTCCCATCGAAATGAATCTATCGTACCAAACAGTAAACAGTATTTGAAACATATCTCCTAAACTAAAGTAAAAGAAGTACAAACTATGAGACAAATTCTTCCAAATAGTATTATAACAATATATGTTTGCTAAGAGATAAGACAGCTTAGGAGGATATATCATCATAATTTGAAGATGAAAAGTGACTGattgttaatttgttgttttatggGTCTATTGTGGTATAACTTTTACAAATGGTGGAAGTAGTTGAAAGGTTTATGAAAGATCTCCCAATATGTTATATATACCATTCTGATGATTTAAGGAATCCGGCCAAATTTATTAACTGTTgaagttaagaaaaataataataaaaaaaaaaactgattacaTGGAAAACTATAAGATATAGGCTCCGATTGGTAATGAATGACTGTTACATGTGGTTGTAGAggctttgactttaaaattttagctgttcTCTGATAGTAGATGTTTTGATTGTAGAAATTTTAACTGGCAAAATCTAATTCtttaccaacaacttttaaacttgtaactgttatttttataactttttatagtattattagtgatgatgatgaaaaaaaaaatattattgaaatggatcttaaaagaaagaaaaaaaatgagaataactaatttataaaaataaaatatgttatatatatatactaggaaaGCGACCCGTGCGTTGCCGCACGGGGAGGTGAAatcctaaattgaaatttaacacTTGTAATTCATcttaaattctttcttttctcaatcaatttgatcattttcacttcttgctattgctttctgctgattaaaaagccaaaggttcatttcaatgttattatattttatgttgtcacacacaaaagtgagccttttttagagtttgatttactatgaacattacttttaaccatatataaaattttacttatgtttgtCTCCGACCATATGGTGCTATATATTGGTATCCTTTCTTAATTCGCTATTagaaattgtctttgttgttgatcattatcAATCAAAATACATATGAGGCTGCTTCTCTCTTGGTTTATTTACTATATCGAGAAAATACTAAATGCCACTTGTCGAAGGAAGGTCGAAGATTGAGATCAGAGTAGATGGCTGGATTGAGTTTCGTTTCCCCTTCACTTTGATACGCGATTTCTCTTTCCATAGATTactgattcacaaatcacaatcaatattcCGATGTTGTAAGCAAGTGGAGTttgtatacaaatgatttactatgaacattacttttaaccatatataaaatttcacttatgcttgtggatgtttttttctctcacttttagaTATGTACAAAACCGAGTTTTATATGACGGACCAATCAAACCTAATTGGTTAGTATAGAGTAACTCACATTCTTCAGCTACaacttttagagatatatatttggctaTAATGCTTTCCACAGTTACATGCATATTGGTCTCACGTTTTCCCTCAAAAGACCCCCTTCTTTCCTCCCttttaatgggttaatcttgattgccttatttcctactaacacatttgatacatggatttgtaatatttgcttcaaatcacatattcctctttggaaaagaaaaaaaatccaagacgtaacagactaagaatgcatatagacaaaaacttgtacactcatcagctattcaatcaaagtaattcaattaaactaaaaaagtcagaaaattaataaaatatagaacataggattttatgttggtctctcccaatccatcccATTCCACCGTGTCGACTGCTCTCCATCCAGGCTGCATCCCCCTCTATTTGATTTCCcacttatgtctatgaatcggTACCATCATGTTCTTCAATAAACGACAGCGAAAACAAAGTCGATGTGGTGAAAcaggtgataataatatctcaccttttgatgttctcttctttaggctaaacactaattttataaatttcttgcattttcttttttttggcagattccagatcactctaaaagtgactgttatacattatgtttttaaaaagttgtatatacagattagaaagtcatcaaagactaaataagttacctttagtagatcttttctttctaacttgacttgtcatttggtcgtgcttacgctttatagaatttgattttgtgttgtcacaagctctctatttccatgctcatttgtaatatttcaatatattatcaaaatgtttgatacccagaaagtataagaaattataattcaactaaaatttttaaaaactttatttacaaaaaatgcaaactaacctggatcatgaacatctaatggaaaaaaaattaacatttataccatgtttgttagaaaaaaataggttaaaataagaacatatataaaattataattataccatgtttgttaaaaaaatttggcttatccgtagctccagcatcactgcatatcatcatgcctctcgtatcttggtattggtttttccaaaaagtcaaaaaataaaatctgcacattgagaatcaaaaacattagccatgcaaaaaatatggcacacgtacttaataacattagccatgcaaaaacataaaaaccggaaaggctaaaaattttgaagagactaaaatttaacaaaaataagattaatgtatgaacttaatagtgtcgactaacagtaataataatctaaccgagaaacactacaggtcattcgcagcaaaaatattaaattaccttgaattagagattgatgcttgaaagttaaaaaaatacttcaataatacaattctttaatactcataattttttttttcgaaacttgtttatgtagtcaagaaaagtttatatataataaacaaagaggtgtaagacatagaggtgtgaaatttaaaggtgtaaaaattaatagatgtgaaacatggaggtacaacaaagaggtgtaacacatagaggtgtgaaattaaaaggtgtaaaaattaatggatgtgatttttgaaaccaggaggtacaacaaagagatgcaaagactaaggaggtgtgatttaaaaggtgtaaaaattaatggatgtgatttttgaaaccaggaggtacaacaaagagatgcaaagactaaggaggtgtgatttaaaaggtgtaaaaattaatggatgtgatttttgaaaccagaaggtacaacaaagagatgcaaagactaagaggtgtgatttaaaaggtgtaaaaattaatggatgtgatttttgaaaccaggaggtacaacaaagagatgcaaagactaagaggtgtgatttaaaaggtgtaaaaaataatggatgtgatttttgaaaccaggaggtacaacaaagagatgcaaagactaagaggtgtgatttaaaaggtgtaaaaattaatggatgtgatttttgaaaccaggaggtacaacaaagagatgcaaagactaagaggtgtgatttaaaaggtgtaaaaattaatggatgtgatttttgaaaccaggaggtacaacaaagagatgcaaagactaagaggtgtgatttaaaaggtgtaaaaattaatggatgtgatttttgaaaccaggaggtacaacaaagagatgcaaagactaagaggtgtgatttaaaaggtgtaaaaattaatggatgtgatttttgaaaccaggaggtacaacaaagagatgcaaagactaagatgtgtgatttaaaaggtgtaaaaaataatggatgtgatttttgaaaccaagagatacaacaaagagatgcaaagactaagaggtgtgactTTTGAAAGATGAGGGTGGGAggaaaagacacgattaataattttaaaccgttagatTAAAACTgtaactaatctcatccgttgaattaaaagttgacacaaaaaagtgggtttgctattatatataaatatatttggagagtttttaaaaataaacgggagaaaaaatgcttttaaaattgtttagtttttaaaacatgaattttgatgcttttaaaaaaactgaaaaacaagGAGGAGAAACAAAATAgttttcaaaacttaaaaaaaatttaaa
This genomic window contains:
- the LOC104786187 gene encoding purine permease 2-like, which translates into the protein MFPPEVHNCFFDATTNSKQAHHWLRKKKQMVMKMKSVRLIVNSIFLAIGDCGGPLMMRLYFHNGGARIWFSSFLQTVGCPLILFPLLFSFLRRRRLEEQEKTSLFLMKPPLFIASVVVGLLVGFDNYLYSYGLAYIPVSTESLIISAQLGFTALFAFFMVKQKITPFTINAIVLLTVGAVVLAINSDSDKLANETHKEYVVGFLMTVGAALLYAFILPLVELSYKKSCQRVTYTLVLEFQMVLCFVATCFCLVGMLVAGDFKVIAREARDFKLGESLYYVVVVFTAVIWQAFFVGAIGLIFCVSSLVSGIMVSALLPVTVVLAVICFQEKFQAGKGVALALSLWGSVSYFYGQFKSEEKNKAQKTQETQLSQLPVTNYVA